In Colletotrichum destructivum chromosome 8, complete sequence, the following proteins share a genomic window:
- a CDS encoding Putative glycoside hydrolase family 18, catalytic domain, glycoside hydrolase superfamily, producing the protein MTTRIRMSSFSSSSSPSSTTSSSSSSRKSRRTTSISNVMYTNAVYFPNERIYQGDTPAAMNYGCINHVYYAFANISSDGGVFLSDEWADARAPVDGVQGGLGSLMHLKQKHSHLQVILSIGGGNSSAVFPSVAANTLYRDNFARSARGLVDASGLDGIDIMWEYPCDSEQGHHFLALLAAVRLHMPESHYLLTAALPAAKAVLQYIDLGQTADYLDYLNLMAYDFAGPWTHRSGHHAQLYAMSKDENSGASGIQYVVSKGFPSQRILLGIPLYGRSFLHAAGPGQKFKGASTFEYHELPRRGTKEVVDKKSIAAQCVGADGGFVTYDNPDTVKMKAAFCKQKSLGGLFYWNGPADAKDSSRSLIATGFRALHSS; encoded by the exons ATGACAACCAGAATCAGGATGAGTtcattctcttcctcttcgtccccctcgtcgacgacgtcgtcatcgtcgtcttcgcgcAAGTCGCGCAGGACGACCAGCATTTCAAACGTCATGTACACCAATGCCGTCTACTTCCCCAACGAACGGATATACCAGGGCGATACGCCTGCAGCTATGAACTATGGCTGCATCAACCATGTTTACTACGCCTTTGCGAATATTTCGTCCGACGGGGGTGTTTTT TTGAGCGATGAGTGGGCCGATGCCCGCGCACCAGTTGACGGCGTGCAAGGCGGCCTGGGTTCCCTCATGCACTTGAAGCAGAAACATTCACACCTACAAGTCATCCTATCCATTGGCGGCGGTAATTCAAGTGCAGTGTTTCCCTCGGTGGCGGCAAACACATTGTACAGAGACAACTTTGCCAGGTCTGCGAGGGGTCTGGTGGATGCGTCGGGTCTGGATGGTATCGACA TCATGTGGGAGTATCCATGCGATTCCGAACAGGGCCACCATttcctcgcccttctcgctGCGGTTCGCCTACACATGCCCGAGAGCCATTACCTCCTTACCGCCGCACTGCCCGCCGCGAAGGCAGTTTTGCAGTACATCGACCTCGGACAAACGGCCGACTATCTCGACTACCTCAACTTGATGGCCTACGATTTTGCCGGCCCCTGGACACACAGAAGCGGCCACCACGCCCAATTGTATGCGATGAGCAAGGATGAGAATTCAGGTGCGTCGGGAATACAATATGTGGTCTCGAAAGGCTTCCCCTCGCAAAGAATCCTTCTCGGCATTCCCCTATACGGCCGCAGCTTTCTGCATGCCGCCGGACCAGGTCAAAAGTTCAAGGGGGCGAGTACGTTTGAATACCACGAACTCCCCCGTCGAGGAACGAAGGAAGTCGTGGACAAGAAATCCATTGCAGCGCAGTGTGTCGGTGCGGACGGCGGCTTCGTGACGTACGACAACCCCGATACGGTGAAGATGAAGGCGGCATTCTGCAAGCAAAAGAGCTTAGGA GGGCTGTTTTACTGGAACGGACCAGCTGATGCAAAGGACAGCTCGCGGAGCTTGATAGCGACCGGGTTCAGAGCTCTGCACAGCTCCTGA
- a CDS encoding Putative vacuolar protein sorting-associated protein yields MNGALFGGNTSIDAANYDPIDHLNQLFSHPSTVTSISRVSDTLQTHKNDLAVEISELEVAQAYGPDSSLERMQSAQAELAQLFRKIETVRSRAIQTEQNITSMTADIKRLDGTKRNLTLSMTALKRLQMLTTAYDQLRALAKSRQYRDCAGLLQAVLQLMKHFNSYRSIEQIATLSRGVSELQRELLEQVCEDFEIAFAKAEVGQRRGTLAEACLVMDALGDMARTRLMNWYVNTELREYRQVFRGNDEAGNLDNIGRRYAWFKRMLKTHEDEHAVIFPPHWRANELLAMAFCDGTRDDFKGILERSMRRTDGQKIDVNLLLSCLQETLDFEHGLEKRFANEPRASIDTLSSSDDRASNFHGSISAAFEPYLSLWVDSQDKQLASMIPKYRSQPLLPEDEEFSSQAVISSAIELFHFYKLTLSQCAKLSTSDRLLDLSKTLAKYLDEYAQQVLLHILQRAGPQGPPIQDVILVLNTADFWSTNTTQLEENIKKRIDNDLVGKVDLSSQADAFLGVASAAVLTLVRNVEIACEGSWREMRNTGWSTMESVGDQSSYVGELLSSVNSKTEEILGLVVKQQYARAFCDNLVDHLVNAYISNIVQCRPVSEVGAEQMLLDKYVLTKAFENLLSYHNKASAATTHTAPASYVKRVNQTMNRIDPLLKTLQVRPSPPEGLVQAYLIHIGDRSDTNFRKILDLKGVRKGDQGHLVELFGIHREGNLSDKLVQQSPLLTPLMATTGLGSSGLGPINASNALTTASSAMPGLPSKFDATSLGEKLLSAARDLGQGTGPGGIVGAEKATMNENLKNFGKFFRRDLGGFGARFGKRDESTDR; encoded by the exons ATGAACGGGGCATTATTTGGCGGGAATACATCCATCGATGCCG CCAACTACGACCCCATCGACCACCTCAACCAACTCTTCTCGCACCCGTCGACCGTCACCTCCATAAGTCGCGTATCAGATACTCTGCAAACCCACAAGAATGACCTGGCCGTCGAAATTTCCGAACTTGAGGTCGCCCAGGCCTACGGGCCCGACTCCAGTCTCGAGCGCATGCAATCCGCGCAAGCCGAGCTGGCCCAGCTTTTCCGCAAGATCGAGACGGTGCGATCTCGAGCAATCCAGACCGAGCAGAACATCACCTCCATGACGGCTGATATCAAGCGACTCGATGGCACGAAGCGGAACCTGACGCTGAGCATGACGGCGCTCAAGCGACTGCAAATGTTGACGACGGCATACGACCAGCTGAGAGCCCTGGCCAAGTCGAGACAATACCGGGACTGTGCAGGTCTGCTGCAAGCTGTGCTACAGCTTATGAAGCACTTCAACAGCTACAGGAGCATCGAGCAGATCGCCACTCTGAGCAGAGGGGTCTCGGAACTGCAGCGTGAATTGTTGGAACAGGTCTGCGAAGACTTTGAGATCGCCTTCGCCAAGGCAGAGGTAGGCCAGCGCAGGGGcacgctggccgaggcctgTCTCGTCATGGATGCTCTGGGCGATATGGCGCGGACAAGGTTGATGAACTGGTACGTGAACACGGAGCTCCGCGAGTACCGCCAGGTCTTCAGGGGcaacgacgaggccggcaatCTGGACAATATCGGCCGCAGGTATGCCTGGTTCAAGCGCATGCTCAAGACAcacgaggacgagcacgcCGTAATCTTCCCTCCTCACTGGCGTGCGAATGAGCTATTGGCCATGGCCTTCTGCGACGGCACGAGGGATGACTTCAAGGGCATTCTCGAAAGGAGCATGCGGAGGACCGATGGGCAGAAGATCGACGTCAACCTCCTGCTGAGCTGCTTGCAGGAGACATTGGACTTTGAGCACGGTCTCGAGAAGCGATTCGCCAACGAGCCTCGTGCCAGCATTGACACCTTGAGCTCTTCCGATGACAGAGCATCCAACTTCCATGGCTCTATATCTGCCGCCTTTGAGCCTTACTTGAGCCTATGGGTGGATTCACAAGACAAGCAACTCGCCAGCATGATTCCAAAGTACCGCAGCCAGCCTCTGCTTCCGGAAGACGAGGAGTTCTCGTCGCAGGCTGTCATCTCATCCGCCATTGAGCTTTTCCACTTCTACAAACTCACCCTGTCGCAATGCGCCAAGCTGTCCACCAGCGACCGACTGCTGGATCTTTCCAAAACTTTGGCCAAGTACCTCGACGAGTATGCGCAGCAGGTTCTCTTGCACATTCTCCAAAGGGCAGGGCCCCAGGGACCACCGATTCAGGACGTCATTTTGGTTTTGAACACGGCCGACTTTTGGTCTACAAACACCACACAGTTGGAGGAAAACATCAAAAAGCGTATCGACAATGACCTCGTTGGCAAGGTCGACCTTTCGTCGCAAGCCGATGCATTCCTTGGTGTGGCTAGCGCCGCTGTGCTGACTCTGGTGCGCAATGTCGAGATTGCGTGCGAAGGCTCGTGGCGCGAGATGCGGAACACGGGCTGGAGCACCATGGAGAGCGTGGGAGACCAGAGCTCTtacgtcggcgagctcctgtCCTCCGTAAACAGCAAGACCGAGGAAATCCTAGGCCTCGTGGTCAAGCAGCAATACGCAAGAGCGTTCTGCGACAACCTCGTGGACCATCTTGTCAACGCCTACATCAGCAATATCGTCCAGTGCCGTCCTGTGTCCGAGGTTGGCGCCGAACAG ATGCTGCTCGACAAATATGTCTTGACGAAAGCGTTCGAGAACCTTCTGTCCTACCACAACAaggcttcggcggcgacgacgcacACGGCACCGGCAAGCTATGTCAAGCGAGTGAATCAGACGATGAACCGCATTGATCCTCTCCTCAAGACGCTTCAGGttcgcccgtcgccgccggaAGGCCTCGTACAAGCATATCTCATTCACATTGGCGATCGGTCCGACACCAACTTCCGAAAGATCCTTGACCTCAAGGGCGTCCGCAAGGGCGACCAGGGCCATCTGGTAGAGCTCTTTGGCATCCACCGCGAGGGTAACCTGAGCGACAAGCTCGTGCAACAGTCCCCGTTGCTGACGCCGCTTATGGCGACAACGGGGCTCGGCAGCTCCGGCCTAGGACCCATCAACGCGAGCAATGCGCTTACAACGGCCAGTAGCGCGATGCCCGGGCTGCCGAGCAAGTTCGACGCGACGTCTCTGGGCGAGAAGCTTCTCAGCGCGGCCCGGGACCTGGGGCAGGGGACAGGTCCAGGGGGCATCGTGGGAGCGGAGAAGGCGACCATGAACGAGAACCTCAAGAACTTTGGCAAGTTCTTCCGGAGGGATCTCGGAGGGTTCGGGGCGAGGTTTGGAAAGAGGGATGAGAGCACTGATCGGTGA
- a CDS encoding Putative NAD(P)-binding domain superfamily: MSADDQQFLDVLSSLPNHIRRYSDDLANLINPHVDKAAQAVRETLASTEWLPDSVRPSPPVRHVPIEVIAMSRYETIHTWVKEHKLLTGAVVAVVGFVAYRSYRSSRFCKKTRRAKRARNGGRLEVVVIAGSPSLPLTRSLSLDFERRGFIVYIVCNAEEDESMVHSLSRPDILPLTIDTTDPPKAGAAIDSFAQYLQSPHAPAPRTRPNHLQLKSVILIPSLNYQTSPIATIPPSSFADLFNTHLLHPILTIQAFLPLLTTRLSPPGEKWTPPKVLVFTPSIISSINPPFHAPEATVSSALSAFTEVLTAELRPLGIPVTHMQLGTFDFTGFQPAKHTHPSQRGLLEGGPGIDADATETLMWPENARHAYGRNFVMQSTSAISAGRIRGLKGSSLRHLHNAVFDVIDGSITSGTVRVGLGASVYGFVGRWVPRGLVSWMMGIRRVDELSAWQTSSYNGSLDGSENEDGQDFVAVPDEKLDSNVWKSS, from the exons ATGTCAGCAGACGACCAGCAGTTTCTGGACGTC TTGTCCTCGCTGCCCAACCACATCCGCCGATACTCGGACGACCTTGCGAATCTCATCAACCCGCACGTAGacaaggccgcccaggctgTCAGAGAGACTCTTGCGTCCACAGAATGGCTGCCCGACTCGGTGCGACCGAGTCCTCCCGTTCGCCATGTTCCGATCGAGGTAATTGCTATGAGCCGTTACGAGACGATCCACACTTGGGTAAAAGAGCACAAGCTCCTGACTGgtgccgtcgttgccgtcgtgGGATTCGTCGCCTATCGTTCATACAGGAGTAGCAGGTTCTGTAAGAAGACGCGCCGGGCGAAACGGGCGAGGAACGGCGGACGGCTCGAGgttgtcgtcatcgccggGTCGCCCAGTCTACCCTTGACAAGGTCACTGTCTCTGGACTTTGAGAGGAGAGGCTTCATCGTTTACATTGTGTGCAAcgccgaagaggacgagaGCATGGTGCACAGCTTATCGAGGCCAGACATCCTCCCTCTGACCATTGACACCACGGAT CCTCCCAAAGCCGGCGCAGCCATCGATAGCTTCGCCCAGTACCTCCAGTCACCCCACGCTCCGGCCCCTCGGACAAGACCCAATCACTTGCAGCTGAAAtccgtcatcctcatccccTCGCTCAACTACCAGACGTCACCCATCGCCACCATCCCGCCTTCCAGCTTCGCAGACCTCTTCAACacccacctcctccaccccaTCCTTACCATCCAGGCTTTCCTGCCGCTCTTAACGACCCGTCTTAGCCCACCCGGAGAGAAGTGGACACCGCCCAAGGTGCTCGTCTTCACACcgtccatcatctcctcCATCAACCCGCCCTTCCATGCCCCCGAAGCGACTGTCTCGTCCGCCCTATCAGCCTTCACCGAGGTCCTGACAGCAGAGCTGCGGCCTCTGGGCATTCCAGTTACCCATATGCAGCTGGGTACTTTCGACTTCACCGGCTTCCAGCCCGCGAAGCACACCCACCCTTCCCAGAGAGGCCTCCTCGAAGGCGGCCCCGGTATCGACGCCGACGCAACCGAGACCTTGATGTGGCCCGAGAATGCCCGCCATGCCTACGGACGCAACTTTGTCATGCAGagcacctcggccatctcggccggccgCATTCGCGGTCTGAAGGGCAGCTCGCTCCGCCACCTGCATAACGCTGTCTTTGACGTCATCGATGGCTCTATCACCAGCGGCACCGTCCGTGTCGGTCTCGGCGCCAGTGTCTATGGCTTTGTCGGTCGTTGGGTACCGCGTGGTCTGGTCtcatggatgatgggcatccgccgcgtcgacgagctATCGGCGTGGCAGACCAGTTCCTACAATGGCTCACTTGACGGCAGTGAGAatgaggacggccaggacTTTGTCGCGGTGCcggacgagaagctggacAGCAACGTGTGGAAGTCGTCATAG
- a CDS encoding Putative major facilitator superfamily, MFS transporter superfamily — protein MTAMTQLREVLGRKQAQGEDVPAAVAVVPETNDDKELGNASEDLKAMQEQQPSDEVQHGVKLAQALTLTWNKNSLVAIFIFMWFLYLTNGFQSSVLYSLTPYAASDFESHSLLPVIDIVSSAMTASVYIPLAKILDLWGRAEGFLLMVLFATLGMILLAASQNLATYCAATVFWQVGWSGLTYSIDVITADSTRLKNRGLAFAFTSSPYMITAFAGPKAAEGFLNNISWRWGFGCFSIVLPIVAVPMYGILKWNIRKAKKKGTLIRGSSGRSFVENVRWGLVEFDVLGVVLFACGLVTFLLPFSLASTAPNGWKSAYVIAMIITGFVVLALFLLNELFLAPKPFFKFEFFADRTVMGACLLDITYQVAYYCWNSYFTSFLQVVNGLSVSNAGYVSNTFDVVSGVLLFIVGFSISKTGRFRWLLLVGVPLYTFGQGLMIYFRQPGQNIGYLIMCQIFTSIGGSVFILCMQVAILAAVDHQHVAAALAVLSVCGNIGGSVGNTISATIWTNTFEKALERNLPEAALGSLADIYSDLDTQLGYPVGSAERLAIQQAYGYAQMRMLAAGTSVMVFGFIAVFMIRNFDLRKMSQTKGLVF, from the exons ATGACAGCGATGACCCAGCTCCGagaggtcctcggccgcaagcaggcccagggcgaagacgtccccgccgccgtggccgtaGTCCCGGAGACgaacgacgacaaggagctCGGCAACGCCTCCGAAGACCTGAAGGCAAtgcaggagcagcagcccagTGACGAGGTCCAGCACGGCGTCAAGCTGGCGCAAGCCTTGACTCTTACGTGGAACAAGAACTCGCTGGTTGCTATATTCATCTT CATGTGGTTCCTGTACCTCACGAACGGATTCCAGAGCTCGGTCCTCTACAGCCTGACGCCGTACGCCGCCAGCGACTTCGAGTCGCACTCGCTTCTCCCCGTCATCGACATCGTGTCCAGCGccatgacggcctcggtgtATATCCCGctggccaagatcctcgaccTCTGGGGCCGAGCCGAGGGGTTCCTGCTCATGGTGCTCTTCGCGACCTTGGGCATGATCCTGCTGGCCGCCAGCCAGAATCTCGCCACGTACTGCGCCGCAACG GTCTTCTGGCAGGTCGGCTGGTCAGGCCTCACCTACAGCATCGACGTCATCACGGCCGACTCGACGCGGCTCAAGAACCGGGGCCTGGCGTTCGCCTTCACCTCGTCCCCTTACATGATCACGGCGTTCGCAGGACCaaaggcggccgaggggtTTCTGAACAACATCAGCTGGCGGTGGGGGTTCGGGTGCTTCTCCATCGTGCTGCCCATTGTGGCCGTGCCCATGTACGGCATCTTGAAGTGGAACATccgcaaggccaagaagaagggcacccTCATCCGCGGGTCCAGCGGCCGAAGCTTTGTCGAGAACGTGCGGTGGGGGCTGGTTGAGTTTGACG TCCTCGGAGTCGTCTTGTTTGCCTGCGGCCTAGTCACCTTTCTcctccctttctccctcgCCAGCACGGCGCCAAACGGATGGAAATCGGCATATGTTATTGCTATGATCATCACTGGCTTCGTTGTGCTCgcgctcttcctcctcaacgAGCTCTTCCTGGCACCTAAGCCCTTCTTCAAGTTCGAGTTTTTCGCCGACCGCACCGTGATGGGCGCCTGTCTCCTCGATATAACGTACCAGGTTGCATACTACTGCTGGAACAGCTACTTCACTTCGTTCCTGCAGGTCGTCAACGGCCTGTCCGTCTCCAACGCGGGCTACGTCAGCAACACCTTCGACGTGGTCTCGGGCGTGCTTCTATTCATCGTCGGGTTCTCTATTTCCAAGACGGGGCGATTCCGCTGGCTCTTGCTGGTCGGCGTGCCGTTGTACACCTTCGGGCAGGGCCTGATGATCTACTTCCGCCAACCCGGCCAGAACATCGGTTACCTCATCATGTGCCAGATATTCACGTCCATCGGCGGGagcgtcttcatcctctgcATGCAGGTCGCCATCCTTGCGGCCGTCGACCATCagcacgtcgccgccgcccttgcaGTCCTCAGCGTCTGCGGCAATATTGGCGGGTCCGTGGGTAATACTATCTCCGCGACCATATGGACAAACACGTTTGAGAAGGCGCTCGAGAGGAACCTacccgaggcggcgctggggAGTCTGGCTGATATTTATTCGGATCTCGACACGCAGCTGGGCTACCCGGTCGGTAGCGCGGAGCGACTTGCGATTCAGCAGGCGTACGGGTATGCGCAGATGAGGATGCTTGCGGCGGGGACCTCCGTCATGGTCTTTGGCTTCATTGCCGTGTTCATGATCAGGAACTTTGACCTGAGGAAGATGAGCCAGACTAAGGGTCTCGTGTTCTGA
- a CDS encoding Putative cyclin domain-containing protein, with protein sequence MAYYQQHNSDPSYFTEGHEEPQRPRMGTRDAAKMIARQRQEIIASELSRIAGDEYLEDMMKHMRHMEDETMPDANLIDMQREIQWYMRPYLIDFLIEAHAAFALLPETLFLTVNLLDRYCSKRVVYKQHYQLVGCAALLIAAKYGDKKDRVPQIHELNNMCCGLYDAGMFTQMEMHVLNTLEWTIGHPTVDFFTQLIVAEEHDKVDVEHMAAYICEIALYHRDFVSTKPSIMARSSLALARAILGEPEINDGEWDHVENVTLLTLSQHLHSPSVALARKYASQHLSGVAKKLASFMAHQASIARAQSGGPPSPPCESASKHADIYSTPHKGHGAVQGIVEGYMTPPITPDGAAYGAVAKDAYPMPPRCPVTPTPQSNTTAYVQQQVQQQYAPFVHQHTAGHNMA encoded by the exons ATGGCGTACTACCAGCAACACAACTCGGATCCCTCGTACTTCACAGAAGGTCACGAAGAGCCCCAGCGGCCGCGCATGGGCACTCGGGACGCTGCTAAGATGATTGCGAGACAAAGACAAGAAATCATCGCTAGTGAGCTTTCCcgcatcgccggcgacgaaTACTTGGAGGACATGATGAAGCACATGAGGCACATGGAG GATGAGACGATGCCTGACGCCAATCTCATTGACATGCAACGCGAGATTCAATGGTACATGAGACCCTACCTCATCGACTTCCTCATCGAAGCCCACGCCGCCTTCGCGCTGCTCCCCGAGACCTTGTTCCTGACCGTCAACCTCCTCGACCGCTACTGCTCGAAACGCGTCGTCTACAAGCAACACTACCAGCTCGTCGGTTGCGCCGCCTTGTTGATCGCTGCCAAGTATGGAGACAAGAAGGACCGCGTGCCTCAAATCCACGAGCTCAACAACATGTGCTGCGGCTTGTACGACGCCGGAATGTTCACCCAGATGGAGATGCACGTGCTTAACACGCTCGAGTGGACCATCGGCCACCCCACCGTCGACTTCTTTACCCAGCTCATCGTTGCCGAGGAGCACGacaaggtcgacgtcgagcacaTGGCCGCCTACATATGCGAGATCGCCCTATACCACCGCGACTTCGTCTCCACCAAGCCCTCCATCATGGCCCGCTCATCGCTGGCCCTGGCGAGAGCCATCCTGGGCGAGCCCGAGATTAACGATGGAGAGTGGGACCACGTCGAGAACGTCACCCTCCTGACCCTGTCCCAGCACCTGCACAGCCCATCGGTCGCCCTCGCAAGGAAGTACGCCTCGCAGCACCTCTCGGGCGTCGCCAAAAAGCTCGCCTCCTTCATGGCCCACCAGGCCAGCATCGCCCGCGCCCAGTCGGGGGGGCCTCCGAGTCCGCCTTGTGAGTCCGCCTCAAAACATGCCGACATCTACAGCACCCCCCACAAGGGCCACGGAGCCGTCCAAGGAATAGTCGAAGGCTACATGACGCCTCCCATCACccccgacggcgccgcctacggcgccgtcgccaaggacgCCTATCCGATGCCCCCGAGATGTCCCGTTACCCCGACCCCCCAATCGAACACGACCGCGTACGTGCAGCAACAGGTGCAGCAACAATATGCCCCATTTGTCCACCAACACACGGCAGGCCACAACATGGCCTAA